From Maribacter dokdonensis DSW-8:
CTTAAGAAGAGATAAGTTTACTATATCTGTTGGAGATGAATTGCCTGCTGGTATTATGAAACTTGCTAAGGTGTATATCGCCAAAAAGCGTAAGCTTAAAGTTGGTGATAAAATGGCAGGTCGTCATGGTAACAAAGGTATTGTTTCAAGAATTGTTCGTCACGAAGACATGCCTTTCTTGGAAGATGGAACACCAGTTGATATTGTTTTGAATCCGTTAGGTGTACCTTCTCGTATGAATATTGGTCAAATCTATGAAACAGTTTTAGGTTGGGCTGGTCTTAAGCTTGGAAGAAAATATGCTACACCAATTTTTGATGGGGCAACTTTAGAGGAGATAAACAAGTATACAGATGACGCAGGTATTCCAAGATTTGGACATACTTACTTATTCGATGGTGGAACCGGTCAACGTTTTGATCAACCTGCAACAGTAGGTGTGATTTATATGTTGAAACTTGGTCACATGGTAGATGATAAGATGCACGCACGTTCAATTGGACCATACTCTCTAATTACACAACAACCATTGGGTGGTAAAGCTCAGTTTGGTGGTCAGAGATTTGGTGAAATGGAGGTTTGGGCATTAGAAGCTTATGGTGCATCTGCAACTTTACGTGAGATACTTACAGTTAAGTCCGATGATGTAATCGGAAGGGCTAAGACTTATGAATCCATTGTTAAAGGAGAAACAATGCCAGAGCCTGGTTTACCAGAATCTTTCAACGTTTTAATGCACGAACTTAAGGGACTAGGTTTGGATATTAGACTGGAAGAATAGTTCAATAGTTAGTATTGAAGACTATTAAGTAAAACAAATTAAAACATTATCAGAACGCTATTATGGCTAGAATAAAAGATAATAACCAAGTAAAAAGGTTTGATAAAATTTCCATAGGTTTAGCTTCTCCAGAATCTATTTTGGCAGAATCTAGAGGTGAAGTTTTAAAGCCGGAAACAATTAACTATAGAACTCACAAACCAGAACGTGATGGTTTGTTCTGTGAGCGTATTTTTGGTCCTGTTAAGGATTATGAATGTGCTTGTGGTAAATACAAGCGTATTCGTTACCGTGGTATCGTTTGTGACCGTTGTGGTGTAGAGGTAACGGAAAAGAAAGTTCGTAGAGATCGTGTAGGTCATATTAATTTGGTGGTACCAGTAGCTCATATTTGGTACTTCCGTTCTTTACCTAATAAAATAGGTTACCTTTTAGGTTTACCTTCCAAGAAATTGGATATGATTATTTACTACGAGCGTTACGTAGTAATACAACCAGGTATCGCTAAAGGACCTGAAGGTGAAGAAATCAATAAAATGGATTTCTTGACAGAAGAAGAGTACTTGAATATATTAGATACTATTCCTCAAGAAAATCAATATTTAGAAGATACTGACCCTAATAAGTTTATTGCTAAAATGGGTGCAGAATGTTTAATTGATTTGTTGGGTAGAATAAATCTTAAAGAACTTTCTTTTGAGTTAAGACACAAAGCAAATACTGAGACTTCAAAGCAGAGAAAAACTGAAGCTTTAAAGCGTTTGCAAGTAGTTGAGGCACTTAGGGAATCTCAAGAAAATAGAGAAAACGAACCAGAATGGATGATTATGAAGGTAATTCCGGTGATTCCACCAGAATTACGTCCATTAGTACCATTAGATGGTGGTCGTTTTGCAACATCAGATTTAAATGATCTTTATAGAAGGGTAATTATTCGTAATAACCGTTTAAAAAGATTGGTTGAAATAAAGGCTCCTGAAGTAATTTTACGTAATGAAAAACGTATGCTTCAAGAAGCGGTAGATTCTTTGTTCGATAATACGAGGAAAGCGTCTGCAGTAAAAACGGAATCTAATAGACCTTTAAAATCTCTTTCAGATTCATTAAAAGGTAAACAAGGTCGTTTCCGTCAAAACTTACTTGGTAAGCGTGTAGATTATTCTGCTCGTTCGGTAATTGTTGTAGGACCAGAGTTGAACTTATACGAATGTGGTCTTCCAAAAGACATGGCTGCTGAGCTTTACAAGCCTTTTGTAATCAGAAAATTGATTGAAAGAGGTATTGTAAAAACAGTTAAGTCCGCTAAGAAAATTATAGATAAGAAAGAGCCTGTAGTTTGGGATATTTTGGAAAATGTATTGAAAGGTCATCCTGTATTATTGAACAGGGCCCCTACTTTGCACCGTTTGGGTATCCAAGCTTTCCAACCTAAATTAATAGAAGGTAAAGCAATTCGTCTACACCCATTGGCATGTACTGCATTTAATGCGGATTTTGATGGGGATCAAATGGCGGTTCACTTACCATTAGGACCAGAGGCTATTCTAGAAGCACAGTTGTTGATGCTTGCTTCTCAGAACATTTTAAACCCTGCTAATGGTTCGCCGATTACGGTACCATCACAGGATATGGTCTTGGGTCTGTATTACATGACCAAAGAGCGTAAATCAACTCCAGAAGTTCCAATTATCGGTGAAGGTTTAACTTTTTATTCTGCAGAAGAAGTAGAGATAGCTTTTAATGAAGGTAAAGTAAATCTTAATGCTGGTATTAAGGTTAGGGCTAAGGATTTTAATGAGGAGGGTGAATTGGTTAATCAAATTATACCTACTACTGTTGGGCGTGTTTTATTTAATAAAAACGTACCAGAGGAAGCGGGTTATATTAACCAAGTATTGAACAAGAAGGCATTAAGAAATATCATTGGTGATATTTTAGCTGTAACAAGTGTTCCTGCAACTGCAGCTTTCTTGGATAAGATTAAGACTATGGGGTATGAATTTGCCTTCAAAGGTGGATTGTCCTTTAGTTTAGGTGATATTATTATCCCGGCTGAAAAAATGGATATGATCGGTGAGGCCAATGGTCAGGTTGATGGCATTATGGCTAACTATAACATGGGTCTTATTACCAATAACGAGAGATACAATCAGGTTATTGATGTATGGACATCGACTAATGCTATGTTGACGGAATTGGCTATGAAACGTATCCGTGAGGATCAGCAAGGTTTCAACTCGGTGTATATGATGCTTGATTCTGGTGCAAGGGGTTCTAAGGAACAAATTCGTCAGTTAACAGGTATGCGTGGTTTGATGGCCAAGCCTAAAAAATCGACAGCTGGTGGTGGAGAAATTATTGAAAACCCTATTCTTTCTAACTTTAAGGAAGGTCTTTCAATTTTGGAATACTTTATTTCTACACACGGTGCACGTAAAGGACTTGCGGATACGGCATTGAAAACTGCGGATGCTGGTTACTTAACGAGAAGACTTGTTGATGTTTCTCAGGATGTTATTATTAATACCGAAGATTGTGAAACATTAAGAGGGGTGGAAGTTCAGGCACTTAAGAAGAATGAAGAAGTTGTTGAAAGCTTAGGTGAAAGAATTTTAGGTCGTGTTTCTCTACATGATGTATATAACCCAATGACAGAAGAATTGGTTCTTCA
This genomic window contains:
- the rpoC gene encoding DNA-directed RNA polymerase subunit beta' yields the protein MARIKDNNQVKRFDKISIGLASPESILAESRGEVLKPETINYRTHKPERDGLFCERIFGPVKDYECACGKYKRIRYRGIVCDRCGVEVTEKKVRRDRVGHINLVVPVAHIWYFRSLPNKIGYLLGLPSKKLDMIIYYERYVVIQPGIAKGPEGEEINKMDFLTEEEYLNILDTIPQENQYLEDTDPNKFIAKMGAECLIDLLGRINLKELSFELRHKANTETSKQRKTEALKRLQVVEALRESQENRENEPEWMIMKVIPVIPPELRPLVPLDGGRFATSDLNDLYRRVIIRNNRLKRLVEIKAPEVILRNEKRMLQEAVDSLFDNTRKASAVKTESNRPLKSLSDSLKGKQGRFRQNLLGKRVDYSARSVIVVGPELNLYECGLPKDMAAELYKPFVIRKLIERGIVKTVKSAKKIIDKKEPVVWDILENVLKGHPVLLNRAPTLHRLGIQAFQPKLIEGKAIRLHPLACTAFNADFDGDQMAVHLPLGPEAILEAQLLMLASQNILNPANGSPITVPSQDMVLGLYYMTKERKSTPEVPIIGEGLTFYSAEEVEIAFNEGKVNLNAGIKVRAKDFNEEGELVNQIIPTTVGRVLFNKNVPEEAGYINQVLNKKALRNIIGDILAVTSVPATAAFLDKIKTMGYEFAFKGGLSFSLGDIIIPAEKMDMIGEANGQVDGIMANYNMGLITNNERYNQVIDVWTSTNAMLTELAMKRIREDQQGFNSVYMMLDSGARGSKEQIRQLTGMRGLMAKPKKSTAGGGEIIENPILSNFKEGLSILEYFISTHGARKGLADTALKTADAGYLTRRLVDVSQDVIINTEDCETLRGVEVQALKKNEEVVESLGERILGRVSLHDVYNPMTEELVLQAGQQIMEADVKRVEASPIEKIEVRSALTCEAEKGICAKCYGRNLSTNKMVQRGEAVGVVAAQSIGEPGTQLTLRTFHVGGIAGNISEDNKLEVRFSGIAEIEDLRTVTGEGSDGKPAEIVISRTTEIKVVDAKTGITLSTSNIPYGSQLFVENGAKVEKGDVICSWDPYNGVIVSEFPGKIAYENIEQGVTYQVEIDEQTGFQEKVISESRNKKLIPTLLIQDAKGETLRSYNLPVGSHIMVDDGDKIKEGKTLVKIPRKSAKAGDITGGLPRVTELFEARNPSNPAVVSEIDGVVSFGKIKRGNREIIIESKLGEVKKYLVKLSNQILVQENDYVRAGMPLSDGSITPEDILAIKGPSAVQQYLVNEVQEVYRLQGVKINDKHFEVVVRQMMRKVRIQDPGDTIFLENQLIHKDDFIKENDEIFGKKVVMEAGDSDNLKPGQIVTPRELRDENSLLRRGDKALVEARDAVSATATPILQGITRASLQTKSFISAASFQETTKVLNEAAVSGKVDTLEGLKENVIVGHKIPAGTGMRDYDSIIVGSKEEYDEIMARKEALRF